In a genomic window of Gigantopelta aegis isolate Gae_Host chromosome 9, Gae_host_genome, whole genome shotgun sequence:
- the LOC121380694 gene encoding trace amine-associated receptor 13c-like: protein MDNTSINCEEILARFPSPPPRMSVVVKSLYYMFILVFSLITLTGNVFVIASVAIVKRLQKRTHAFVVAVAFADIGVAIFVMPFRLYEEWNGGWLLGESFCLTVSMFDGLFCSVSMFTLCCLAIERYLAVCRPFLHAKIKPSLTVSVISGCWFIPLAAWSVFLFNQYHVVRIEDFVFCVLDGACPLITNLMSSIALSMLHFWLPSLVMVFCYVRIFLTTNHHIRVICETTITDDDKRFEVAFTRTMKAAKTLGIVIGCFLVCWLPFFVVLIGDAVEGHQWSVQLKIAVMWLGYLNSMMNPFLYYMFSAEFKSAFKSILKCKRLR from the coding sequence ATGGACAACACATCGATCAACTGCGAGGAGATTTTGGCGAGATTTCCATCTCCACCACCAAGAATGTCCGTGGTCGTGAAATCTTTGTACTATATGTTTATCTTGGTCTTTTCGCTGATAACATTAACTGGAAACGTATTTGTCATTGCGTCAGTGGCGATTGTTAAACGGTTGCAGAAACGAACACACGCGTTTGTCGTAGCTGTTGCATTCGCAGACATCGGTGTCGCCATCTTTGTGATGCCTTTCCGACTGTACGAAGAGTGGAACGGCGGATGGTTACTTGGAGAGTCCTTTTGTTTGACGGTCAGCATGTTTGATGGATTATTCTGCTCGGTGTCCATGTTCACACTCTGTTGCCTAGCAATCGAGAGGTATCTGGCCGTCTGCCGACCATTCCTTCACGCGAAGATCAAACCCAGCCTGACCGTATCTGTCATCTCTGGATGCTGGTTTATTCCTCTCGCTGCATGGAGTGTTTTCCTCTTCAACCAGTACCACGTCGTTAGGATTGAAGACTTTGTTTTCTGTGTGCTGGACGGCGCCTGCCCGCTGATCACGAATCTGATGTCCTCCATCGCTCTAAGCATGCTCCATTTCTGGCTGCCTTCGTTGGTGATGGTTTTCTGTTACGTTCGGATATTTTTGACGACGAATCACCACATACGGGTAATCTGTGAAACCACCATCACGGACGACGACAAACGGTTTGAGGTGGCATTCACTCGGACAATGAAAGCAGCAAAAACTCTAGGTATTGTGATTGGATGCTTCTTGGTATGTTGGCTGCCATTTTTCGTTGTACTGATAGGTGATGCAGTCGAAGGTCACCAGTGGTCAGTTCAGCTTAAAATAGCTGTCATGTGGTTGGGCTACCTCAACTCCATGATGAATCCATTCTTGTACTACATGTTCAGCGCTGAATTCAAATCAGCTTTTAAAAGCATTTTGAAATGCAAGAGACTCCGCTAA